Genomic segment of Salvia splendens isolate huo1 chromosome 12, SspV2, whole genome shotgun sequence:
GTGCAACGCCGTCATCGTCTCGTCCCCAGAGATGGCGAGAACAGTACTTAAAGATCTCGACCCAAGCTTCGCTGACCGCGTGCAGAACGTGGCCAACAGGATCATGTGGTACGACGGCAGAGACATCGCCTCCAGCCCCTACGGAGACTACTGGCGCCAGATGATAAAGCTCTGCATCAACGACCTTCTTAGCCCGAAAATGGTGCGCTTGTTCCAATCCATCCGCGAAGAGGAGTCCGGTCGATTAGTCAATTCGTTGCGCGAATCTTGTGGAGGCACTGTCAATTTATCGGAGAAGTTGTTTTCGTATTCGAGCTCCATTACTTGCCGCGCTGCCTTCGGTAGCGTGAGCGTGGACAGTGAGGCGTTGATTAAGATGATGGTGGATTCGATGAAGATGGTCGGAGGCTTTGAGATGGCGGATATGTTCCCGTCGTCTAGAATCATCTGCGCGTTGAGCTGGAGGAAGGTGCGGCTCATGAAGGCGATGCGGCACAAGCTCCATCGGATTCTTGATGATATTATCGATCACCACAGAAGGAACCGAGCGGAATCCGGTGGCCGGAGATTCAAGGATGAGGATTTGGTTGATGTGTTCCTTAAGGCTAaggaagaagaggagctcaAGTTTCCAATTGATAACCACAACATAAAGGTTGTGTTGTTTGTAAGTACTAAAATTACATTTAACTTTaatcacatttcactaattttcaacctatttcttaaaatagataTCGAGTCAAAGTGAGACATTTAATTctggacagagagagtatatcTCTTTACTCTTTATTAGAGGTATTCTATTTCAATTTACgaaaattggattttaataCTAACATTAATGCAGGATGCGTTCACTTCTGGAACTGATACTTCCGCGGCAGCTATTGACTGGACCATGGTAGAGCTGATGAGGCACCCTCGACTGATGGCCAAGGTACAAGCTGAAATAAGACAAGCACTAAAAGAGAACAATGAACAAGAAAAGGATCTAAAATATCTAAAACTCGTGATCAAAGAGACTCTGAGGCTGCACCCTCCGGCTCCAATGCTGCCTAAAGCTTGCAACAAGGAACACGTGATCAACGGATACACCATACAGGCTGGATCTATGGTGATGGTCAATATTTGGGCCAAGCAAAGGGACCCGAGATATTGGAAAGATTCGGAGATGTTTAATCCCGAGAGGTTCGAGAGTGAAGATCTGAATTTCGTAGGCAGTGATTTTAAATACTTGCCATTTGGATTCGGTAGGAGTATGTGCCCCGGGTTGACGTTCGGTTTGGCTTCTGCTGAGTCGGCTCTTGTCCAACTACTCTAAAACTCCGATTGGAAACTTCCGGAGAGTGTTAGGGCCCAAGATTTGACATGATAGAAAATGTGAGAATAACAGCTACAAGACAACAAAATTTGTCTGTGGTCGTCACTCCATACAAGTAGGAAAGTAAAGAGCTGTAATAGTTCTTATTTTATGCAGAGTTGAAAAACTCATTCGAGGGTTTTTCTTTTCGGTTCTTTTCCCTTGACGCCTTTACTTGAACCGATATGGTTAGGTAATTTCCTTTGTAAGTGTTAGATGATTGATTGCATGGAATGCATGAAGCTTAATCAAGCTCATTAATCGACTGTTGGAGGAGGTTAAGCATGAGAGAATCTGAGCCGTCCATTGCATGATTAGTTAGTCAATGAATACTAGCCGTTGGATTAGATTCGGTTAGTTATGAAAGGTTAGTTGAGTTGTATACATCTACAACACTTGTATCTTCTTAATTCTGTAATTCACATTCATTGAATAAGATTTCCTTTCCCAAAAATCTGAGCTCTCAAGTTTCATCATCTTTCAATTCTCAATCGTTGATAACAACATttacaattggcgccgtctgccGGAAGCGAATCAAGATTCTGAGTTTGTGATTGAAGCAGAGGTACGGATCAAAAGTCTCGAAGATGGCAGTTCGACTTGAAGCCGAGAAATTTACCGGTACAAATGATTTCGCGATATGGAGGATGAAAATGCGAGCAATGTTTACACAACAAGGACTTGCATCGGCTTTGGAGACGAAGGAGAAAGATCCAAAGGAAAAGGGGGTTCTAGATGAGAAGCTCTTGCTGAAGCAGGCCGAGATCGAGGCCAAGGCTCACTGCACGATCGTATTGTGCCTCGCCGATAAAGTCTTACGGGAGGTGGCAAAGGAGACGACTACTGCAGGCATTCTCACCAGGTTAGAGGACCTTTATCTAACGAAATCTTTGGCCAACAGGTTATATATGAAGCGTAGGCTATATTCATATAGATTTCTTGAGAATAAGGGTGTGTTGGAACAATTGGAAGAGTTTAACAAGTCCATAGACGATCTGGAAAATATTGATGTTGCCATAGGAGATGAAGATAAGGCGATCCTGTTGTTAAATGCTCTTCCTAGGTCATTTGATCAATTGCGAGATGCTATATTGTATGGGAAAGATAAGGCGATTACATTTGTGGAGGTTCAAACCGCTGTGAGAGCTAAGGAACTTCACAAAGAGGGTAGAAGCAGTGAAGCTGGTTCATCTATTGCAGAAAGTCTAAACGTCAAGAAGCTTAAGTTCAAGAAACCCTTTAAGAAGGATCATGATGGTTCGAAATCTGTCCAGAATGGCCAGAAGGAAAGCAGGTCTtgtcattggtgcaagaaacctggacatctCAAGAAAGATTGCTTTGCTTGGAAAAGGAAGCAAGCACAAACCGGTGAGAAAATAGTTAATGCGACTGATGGTGAAAATGAGATGAATGAAGATCAGATTCTCAATGTAATGGAGAGTGGGGTCGGTGGATCTTGGATTATGGATTCAGGCTGTAGTTTCCACATGAGCTCAAATTTGTTGTGGTTTCAAGATCTGGGTGAATGTACTGGATCAGTCATTTTAGGCAACAACCATGTCTGCCAAGTAAGAggaattgactatgtgaagctgaaaatgaaaaatagatGTGTGATAACTCTTACTGATGTGCGGTATATTCCTCAAGTAAAGAGGAATCTGATATCCCTTGGACTTCTTGAAAAAAAGGGGTGTGTGTTTGCCTCTTCTGGTGGAAGGATGGTAGTCAGTAGAGGAGGAAAGACAATGATGGAGGCTGATAGAAGAGGAAGTTTGTATTACCTGTTGGCAGAAGTGCAGATCTCCACTGAATCAAATAAACTCTGTTGTCACAGATAAAAGATTGTGGCATATGAGACTTGGACACCCTGCTCAAGGGAGTTTAAGGGAGCTGGTGAAGAAGGGAGCAGTGCAAACTCAGATTGATAAGCAACAACTCAAGTGTGAAGAGTGTGTGCTTGGAAAATCAATGAAACAATCATTTCCAAAGGGAAGGCATTTGTCTACTCAGCCATTAGATTATGCCCATAGTGACCTTTAGGGGCCTGCTCAAGTGAACTCCATAGGAGGTGGCAGATACTACATGActattattgatgatttctcaaGAAAAATATGGATCTATATACTCAAAGAGAAGTCATAggctttcaagaaattctctATTTGGTGTTCTGAAGTTGAGCTTGAAAAGGGCTTGGTGTTCAAGTGTCTCAGAACTGATAACAGTCTAGAGTTTTTGTCTAAGGAGTTTGGTGACTACTGCAAGAATAAGGGGATCAAACGCCACAGAACTGTCCCTATgaacccacaacaaaatggtgtgGCAGAACGAGCAAATAGAACTATTGTTGAAAGAGTAAGATGCATGTTGCTTTCTGCTGGTCTGGAGAGAAAGTTTTGGGCTGAGGCTGTCTCCACAGCTGTTAAACTACTGAATATGTGTCCATCATCAAGTATTGAAGGTGACAtctgataagtcgcattctaggcctcggttactggtcagtatgatgtgcataattgaaatatatctgcaaaaataGTTGCTGAAGTGTGCAGGAAggcgttctagccagtatggcaATGATCGGAGAACTTAAGTGAAAAGGGGCGTCAGGATGTCGtcatcctgaccagtatgcatgccaaaaggctcgagatggagaagaaggatagctgagaagatcagccgcaagcaagggggcaaaagagtcatttcacgtctgaagtctaccctaaaaatcaagggaggcctccctataaaaggaagccacttgaagagagaataaatcaTCAAGTAGTTAGAAAACTCCTaagcttagttagcaatctctcttcggtcgatcactccttcagcattatccttcgagtttctcattcctcgccacagccatggtcacttgagtTCCGGTAATTCCCGGAGTTCCAGAGTTCTCGTCCCAGCCAGCGTGTTCCACCGTGTTACTTTtctatcgcccggagtggcaaaacactttttacttgctttcttagttttCGCACTGAGTtttctttcgttggatctgctgTGTTCACAAGCATTTTTGTACTTTTAAGttttagttgtgatccaaacgttttctaaatgctatgaagttgttttcgttTCGTTGCTCTTTTCTTTCCGCCTAGATAGCTTCGATCTAGCTGTTATGGTAATCTCCAGCATTGAATCGCATGTTTAAATTTACGTAGTTAATCCTTCTGTGTTTGCAAGCCTAGTTTGTctttagattttagatctgaatttggttaagtgtgaaaagcCCCTGTTCACGTGGTTTCTGCACCCTTGAATGTTGACCAGTGAGCGTAactgcagtttcagtgttcgatccTTTTGTTTAAGGTTTTAAATGCAGATCTGTTTCTTGAGTTGTTATTCTGTGTTtaatggtgctgaatctgggttgtttatcttattttagtttatgttggttgaagaagatgatgtccacatccaatgttggggaccactttgctttttagatgctttttgcttttgtccttatTTTTCTGCatgtaccctacagatctgtcagatCTGTCGCCTAACCGCCACTCA
This window contains:
- the LOC121759076 gene encoding premnaspirodiene oxygenase-like, with amino-acid sequence MARTVLKDLDPSFADRVQNVANRIMWYDGRDIASSPYGDYWRQMIKLCINDLLSPKMVRLFQSIREEESGRLVNSLRESCGGTVNLSEKLFSYSSSITCRAAFGSVSVDSEALIKMMVDSMKMVGGFEMADMFPSSRIICALSWRKVRLMKAMRHKLHRILDDIIDHHRRNRAESGGRRFKDEDLVDVFLKAKEEEELKFPIDNHNIKVVLFDAFTSGTDTSAAAIDWTMVELMRHPRLMAKVQAEIRQALKENNEQEKDLKYLKLVIKETLRLHPPAPMLPKACNKEHVINGYTIQAGSMVMVNIWAKQRDPRYWKDSEMFNPERFESEDLNFVGSDFKYLPFGFGRSMCPGLTFGLASAESALVQLL